Genomic segment of Methanofollis sp.:
GTGTCGACCCCACCAAGGAAGCCCTCCCCTCCTGCTTTGGGTGCGGCCCCGAGAGGGGCACCCTCGTTGAACGCCACCATCCGCGGCATGGGTTCGGGCGCCGGCGGCATGAGCATCGGCATCACCACCGCCGCGATGACGGTCGCAAAGACGATGACCCCGAAGAGGGAGGCGTACTTCAGGAGGATCGCCCTGATGTCTTTCACCTGCGGGGCGACGATGAGGAGAGTGTCGGTGAGGCCGTAGACCTTCATCTCACGCCCCTTCGAGCTCCACTTCGTTCTGACGATCTTGATCAGGCCCGCGTCGGCCAGGTTCTCGATATGGTATTTGAGGGTGGTGATGGGGATGGAGAGGTGGTCGGCGATCTCGGCGGCGCTGAGCGGCCCCTCCTTCAGGTCGGAGAGGATATCGTTCGCCGTCTGACTCGCCATCGCCTTCGCGATCTTCTTCGCCCGCTCGTCGCCGGGCTCCAGCACCACAACCTCTTCCGTCATTGTCAGCTATGCAGTTTCGCTTCGATCAGGGACCGGCCGAGAGTAAGTGCCTCGCCGATCTTTCCGGCCTCGGGACCGCTGCCCTGAGCAAGCTGGGGCTTTCCGCCGCCCTTGCCGCCGAGGGCCGCACAGACATCCCTGATGACCTCAATCGCATTCAGTTCGGGAACCGGGGACGCCATCACGGCATGCACACGGTCGTTCCCGCCGACAAGGAGCGCGACCTCGCCGTTCTCCGCAAGCCTTGATGCCAGCGCCACCAGTTCCTGCGGCGGCAGGTCGACCTGCTTCACCACGATACGGTGGCCCTCGATCTCCTCCGCCTCAAGCTGCTGCGCCTCCAGGTCCACGACCTTCTGCTGCAGCCTCTCGATATCCTTCCTCTGCTCCTTCCACTCGGTGAAGAAGCGGGTCACACTGGTGGGCAGGTTCTCCTGCTGGACGCTGAGGATCTCGGCAGACTGGGCGATGAGCTCCTTCACGTGCTGCATCGCGTAGATCGCTGCAATACCCGCGGAGAACTCCAGCCTCTCGATACCGTCCTGGATGTGCTCGACCCGCAGGATCGCGATCGGCCCGACCTCGCCGGTGGAGCGGCAGTGCGTGCCTGCACAGGCCTCCACGTCCCCGGCCACCTGGACGACCCTGATCAGCTTGCCCGGCGGGACACCGCCCTGATACAGGCCGAAGCCGTACTTCTGCTCGGCACGCGTCCTGTCCTCCCAGGTGATGTAGACCGGGGCATTGTCCATCACGATCTGGTTCGCGCGGACCTCGATCCTCTTCAGTTCTTCGGGGGTGATATGCTTGAAGTGCCTGATATCGACCCTCGACGTATCGATCCCCTTCTGGGCGCCGGCCTGGTGGATATGGGCGCCGAGCACCTCTTTGGTGGCGTGGAGGATGATATGGGTCGCGGTGTGGTGGCGCATCAGCGACCAGCGCCGCTCCTCGTCAACGATACCCTTGACGCGGTCGCCGCGCTTGAGAATGCCGCCCTGCACCTTGTGGAGGATCACCTCGCCGAGCTTGATCGTCTCCTCCACCCGCACCATGCTCTCCGCGGTGACGAGGGTGCCCGTGTCGAAGGGCTGACCGCCGCCTTCCGGATAGAAGAGGGTCTGGTCGAGGACCGCATAGCCGTCGAAGTAGTCGATGACCATTGCCTCGAACTCGACGTCTGCCGGCTGATCATAGTAGAGCTTCTTCGTTGCCGGGAGACCGGCGACACGCTCGCGGTACTTTGCCAGCGGGTCGGCCTCCTTCTCCGCATGGTTCTCCGAGTGGAGGTCGGCGATCTGCGAGTAGAAGTTGTCCGGGATCTCGACGACCGCACCCTCCTGTGCAGCGATCTCCTTCACCATCTCGGGCGGGATGCCGTGCGAGTCGTACAGGGTGACGACCTCCTGCAGGGGGATCCGCTCGCTCTTCTTCTTGTAGGTGCGGGCGATCCTCTGGACAATCCGTGCGCCGCGGGCGAGAGTCGCCGCGTACTTCTCCACCTCGCGGTCGAGAATCTCGCGGACGACCTTGACGTCCTGCTGGAAGGCGTCAAGCCCGACGATCTTCATCTGCATCTCGACGAGGTCGGCGAGGCTGCCCTTGAGTTCGAGGTCTGCCATCATCCTGAGGGTGCGGCGGATCA
This window contains:
- a CDS encoding helix-turn-helix domain-containing protein, coding for MTEEVVVLEPGDERAKKIAKAMASQTANDILSDLKEGPLSAAEIADHLSIPITTLKYHIENLADAGLIKIVRTKWSSKGREMKVYGLTDTLLIVAPQVKDIRAILLKYASLFGVIVFATVIAAVVMPMLMPPAPEPMPRMVAFNEGAPLGAAPKAGGEGFLGGVDTSVLAFFLGGSTVLLVLLVYEVYLYFTYYRRRKSRV
- the alaS gene encoding alanine--tRNA ligase, encoding MLEEEYQLEYFKSQGFVRKVCTKCGSAFWTRDPSRETCGDAPCEPYAFIGNPVFQPHSLDEMREAFLSFFERHGHTRIERYPVVARWRDDIYLTIASIADFQPFVTSGLVPPPANPLTISQPCIRLNDLDSVGRSGRHLTLFEMMAHHAFNSPAEDIYWKDRTVELCDEFLASIGADLKKVTFKENPWIGGGNAGASVEVLIGGLEVATLVFMSLTREKNDQEPVMLEGEPYYPMKMRIVDTGYGLERITWASKGSPTVYDAVFPEMVSHLMHAAGLEHLLDNKEFTKILSLNAKFAGLMDISGPNLYQLRKKVAATIDVPLEKLDKMITPIEKIYAIADHTRCLAYMLGDCIVPSNVREGYLVRLVIRRTLRMMADLELKGSLADLVEMQMKIVGLDAFQQDVKVVREILDREVEKYAATLARGARIVQRIARTYKKKSERIPLQEVVTLYDSHGIPPEMVKEIAAQEGAVVEIPDNFYSQIADLHSENHAEKEADPLAKYRERVAGLPATKKLYYDQPADVEFEAMVIDYFDGYAVLDQTLFYPEGGGQPFDTGTLVTAESMVRVEETIKLGEVILHKVQGGILKRGDRVKGIVDEERRWSLMRHHTATHIILHATKEVLGAHIHQAGAQKGIDTSRVDIRHFKHITPEELKRIEVRANQIVMDNAPVYITWEDRTRAEQKYGFGLYQGGVPPGKLIRVVQVAGDVEACAGTHCRSTGEVGPIAILRVEHIQDGIERLEFSAGIAAIYAMQHVKELIAQSAEILSVQQENLPTSVTRFFTEWKEQRKDIERLQQKVVDLEAQQLEAEEIEGHRIVVKQVDLPPQELVALASRLAENGEVALLVGGNDRVHAVMASPVPELNAIEVIRDVCAALGGKGGGKPQLAQGSGPEAGKIGEALTLGRSLIEAKLHS